The Rufibacter sp. DG15C region GGCACGTCTTCAATCCAGCGTATTTGAATTTTTCAATTCAAGAGAATCACAAGAGAGCAATTTTATTCAATAGCGATAAACCGTTTTTGGCCTGTTTCTGAGAAAACAGGCCAAAAACGGCATAAAAAAGAGAGCTACCTTTTGGGCAGCTCTCTTTGAAGAATAGAAGCAAGTAGATTATTTACCTACCTCATATTTGTTATTGAACTTCTCATACAAGTATTGTTGCTTGTCTGTGAGGTTGAGCTTGCGGCCTTGGATGAACGAGTGGCTTACTTTGTTGGTACGCATGTCCAGTAAGTCCCCTTCAGATACCACCAGTGTGGCGTCTTTCCCTACTTCCAGCGAACCTACTTGCTGGTCTACCCCCAGAATCTTGGCGGCGTTCAAGGTCACAGAGGACAAGGCAGCTTCTTTGTCTAGACCAAAAGCCACGGCCGTACCGGCAATGAACGGCAAGTTACGCGTGCCGTGTAAGCTGGCGTCGTAGTCCAGGCAGAACAGGATCCCGGCCTTTTGCAAGTAGCCTGGCATCTTGTAGGGCAGGTACACATCATCGCCGGCTCTGGCCGGCAGCGCGTGCACTCCTGAATAGATGACCGGGATTTGGTTTTCCTTTAAGAAGTCAGCCACCATCAACGCGTCTCCGCCGCCTACTATGACCATGTTCTTGATCCCGGCCTTTTGCGCGAAGCGTACCGCCTCCACAATCTCTTTGCCGTAGTCTGCATGGATGAAGAGTTTCTTACTACCGTCAAACAAACCAGTCATAGAGGTCAGGCGCAGGTTCTGCTTGTCATTCTTCTGGTTTTTGTACACAGAAGCTTCAGAGAGCAGCGCTGTCAGTTGCTGCAGACCGGCATCACGCTGCTGTTTGCGTTGCACCGCCTGCGGCGAAGTATCCCCCATCTGCACCATGGCAGGCCATCTCAGATGAATCCCACCATCGGCTTTGATCAAGGCGTCTTCCCAGTTCCAGGCGTCTAACTGCACTACTGAGGAAGATCCTGAGATCATGCCGCCCACCGGCGTCACCTGTGCCATCAAAACGCCATTGGAGCGCAAGGTGGGCGTAATGTCAGAATCCGTGTTATAGGCCACCACTGAGCGAACGTTCGGGTTGAAGATGCCCACTTCCTGCTGGTCCAACGTAGCGCGTACCGACTCTATCTCTGTCAAGCCAATCTGGGAGTTGGGCAGAATCAAGCCTGGGTAGATGTGCTTGCCCGCTACATCTACTTTGTCATAGGCGGTGGCTCCGGCATTGAAACCTGAAGCTGGACCGGCGTAGGTAATCTTCCCGTTATCAAAGGCAATGGCGGCTTTTTCTATCACCTGCCCATTGCCTACGTGCAGGGTGGCACCAGTTAGCACCGTCGCTTTATTTTGCTTGACGGCGGGCACGGGCACTTGCGCCCAGGCGGTACTGCCTATCAAGAGCGATGCAAAGAGCAAGGCTGTCTTTTTCATGTTGGTTTTTTTATTGGATACCACAGAGGTTTCTTTCAAATGCATGGGTAGGTCCTCCTTAGTTTTTGTGGTATTCAGATTCATACAAAGTCTCTTGCGCACTGTTGTCTACATCCTCACAATGCAACACCTGAGCGCCACGTCTACCGGCAGCCGGAGCCTGGGTTTTCTCGCCGCGGGCTTTGGCTGCCAGCATTTTCTGGATGATGC contains the following coding sequences:
- a CDS encoding amidohydrolase family protein, with translation MKKTALLFASLLIGSTAWAQVPVPAVKQNKATVLTGATLHVGNGQVIEKAAIAFDNGKITYAGPASGFNAGATAYDKVDVAGKHIYPGLILPNSQIGLTEIESVRATLDQQEVGIFNPNVRSVVAYNTDSDITPTLRSNGVLMAQVTPVGGMISGSSSVVQLDAWNWEDALIKADGGIHLRWPAMVQMGDTSPQAVQRKQQRDAGLQQLTALLSEASVYKNQKNDKQNLRLTSMTGLFDGSKKLFIHADYGKEIVEAVRFAQKAGIKNMVIVGGGDALMVADFLKENQIPVIYSGVHALPARAGDDVYLPYKMPGYLQKAGILFCLDYDASLHGTRNLPFIAGTAVAFGLDKEAALSSVTLNAAKILGVDQQVGSLEVGKDATLVVSEGDLLDMRTNKVSHSFIQGRKLNLTDKQQYLYEKFNNKYEVGK